In Actinomyces marmotae, the DNA window AATGCGCGCAGGTGACCACGATGCGCGTCGCCCCGGCCTCGCTGAGAGTCTCGACGTTCTGGGCGGCGAGCATCTGGAAGAGGATCTCGTTGCCGGCGCGGCGGGCGGGGTCACCGGTGCAGGACTCGGCGTCGCCGAGCACCGCGAAGCTCACCCCCGCGATGTGCAGGAGCTCGGCGACGGCGCGGGTGGTCTTCTTCGCGCGGTCCTCGAAGGCCCCGGCGCAGCCCACCCAGAAGAGGTAGTCGACGTCGGCCGCGGACTCCACGTCGTCCCCGATGACGGGCACGTCGAAGTCGAGCCCCTTGGCCCAGTCCATGCGCTTGCGGGCCGCCAGGCCCCAGGGGTTGCCCTTGGACTCGAGCTTGCGGAACATGCCTCCGAGCTCCTTGGGGAAGGCGGACTCCATGAGGACCTGCTGGCGACGCACGTCCACCACGTGGTCGAGGTGCTCGATGTCCACGGGGCACTGCTCCACGCAGGCGCCGCAGGTGGTGCAGGCCCACAGGACGTCGGCGGGGATGACGTCGCCCGCCAGGGGGGCGGGCCGGGTGGCGACGCCGCTCTCGGTGGGCGCGGCCTTGGCGGCCAGCAGCGCGCCGAGGACATCGCCGGTGTGGGCCGAGCCCGGGGCGAGCCCGGCGCTGCCGGTGGGGCTGGAGACGCCCCGGGCGGGCAGGGCGTCGTCGTCGACCTCCTCGGGGGCGACCCCGAGCTCGGCGGCGGCGCGCAGGTAGGGCGCGGCGGCGGCCGCGTGATCGCGCAGGGCCAGGGTGAAGAGCTTGGGGGACAGGGGCTTGCCGGTGTTCCAGGCGGGGCAGAGGTCCTGGCAGCGGCCGCACTCTGTGCAGGTGGAGAAGTCGAGCAGGCCCTTCCAGGTGAACTCCTCGATGCGTCCCACGCCCAGGCGCACCTCGGGGCCTTCGCCCTCGTCGGCGGCCTCCATGGCGGCGTCGAGGTCGTCCATCGTCTCCGCGGTGAGGGGGCGGCCGTCGGGCAGGGCGATCGGGGTGAGCGGCCCGAGGGCCTTGGAGCCGTCCACCTCGCGGCGCGCGTAGATGTTGATGAAGGCGAGGAAGCGGTGCCAGGCCACGCCCATGGAGGGCTGGCGGCCGACGACGACGAACCACGTCATGGAGACCACCACCTTGATGGTGGCCACGATGGTGATCGCGGCGGCCAGGCCCGTGAACCCCAGGGGCTCGAGCGCGGGGACGGCCCAGGCGGTGAGTGGGAATCGCGTCCAGGTGGCCAGGGCGCGCTCCGCGGCGTCGGGGGAGGCGGCCAGGCGGGCGTGCTCCAGCATCCGCAGCGCGAGGACGCAGGCGACGACGGCGGCGATGATCGCCTCCACGAAATGCGCCTGGCTGGTGGTGGAGCCGGCGAAGCGGGAGGTACGGGGGCGCGCGCCCCCCTCTGAGTCGGCGGCGTAGGGCGGTTCGGCCGCGCCGCGGCGGGTGAGGCGCCGGCGCACGGCCACGAGATGGATGATGCCGGCCAGGCTCAGCCAGGCGATGATGTCGACGACCCACCCCCACCAGGCGGCGTGCCCGAGGAGCGGCAGGGTGAAGGCCGCGCCGCCGAGCACCTGCCCGTACCCGGTGACGAGGGTGAGGAAGAGCAGCGGGAAGCTGATCATGACCAGCCAGTGGGCGGCCCGGATCCAGGGGCGTCTCCGGAAGGCCCGGTGGTTGAGCGCGGAGGAAAGGGAGAGCCAGGCGCGGCGACCGATGGGGCGCAGGCGCTCGCGGGGAACGGGGCGGCCGACCCGCAGTCGCCGAGCGATCGTCAGGCAGGCGCGGCCGAAGACGGTCACGCCGACGATGGTCGACACGAGCACGACGGCGGCGCAGACGGCCTGGAGAACCTCGAGCGATGTCACGGGCCCCAGCCTACGTGCGCGGCGGCTACCCACCCGTCATCAGGACCGGCTGGTGAGCCCGCCGATGACCGCGTAGGCGGCCTGCGGGCCGGCGACCGAGGCCGGATTGAGATGCATGGCTATCGCGTTCCTCCCCGGCCCCTGGGGGAGGCTGCTGGCGTGAGCGCGCGCCGTCGGATCGGTGAGCAGCTCGGGGCGGGGGCCGCCGCGCTCAGCGGGGGTGATGGCCTCGTGGACGCGACGCTCGGCGTCGGGCGGGGATGCGTCAGGACGGGGGAGACGGGGGCGCGTCCATGGGGCGGAGCGGTTATGGTGCTCCGATTCGTCGTCGGTGATCAGGGATCAGCCGGCTCGCAGCCCACGGTTCCACGCCCTGCGACGCGCGGGAATGGGGGCTCTCTCAGGAGGTGAGGGGGTTGTGGCCGCGACCGCCGTACCAGGCGGCCGCCTTGCGCAGGGCGAGTTCGCGGGTCACGGCCAGCGCGGCCCCGGAGAGGGCGGCGAAGGCGACGACCTCCATGAGCCGGTACTCCAGGAGCTGGGACTCGTCGTTGGGGGTGGGCTTGCCGGTGACGGTCTTCCAGACGGTGCCCAGCGCCTTGTCGGCGACGAAGCCGGCGGCCAGGGTGGCGACGGCGGCGGTCGCCTTCCAGGCGAAGTCAACGGTGGTCTTGCCGGGCATGACGGGGCTCCTTTGGTCGGCGGGCGATGCGATAGGACGATCATGCCCCATCCGTGGTCCAGGGCCGTCGAACTTGCGCCCTCACCCCCGAGATACCGTCTCAGCCCGGCGTTGCGCCCTCAAACTGCGAGAATGAGGGCGCAACGCCGGGCCGAGACGGTTTCTGTGGGCTGGGACGGTTTCTGTGGGCCGGGGGCGCGACCAGACGTCCGGGGCGTAGAGGGACCGCATGACCTGCGCCCGGCTATGCTGGGACCACTACGACAGGGGAGCGCCGAATCCCGCCGCCGATGGCGGGGGCGGGCGCTGAGAGTGCGGGGAACCGCAGACCCTCGAACCTGCTCCGGTTCGCACCGGCGAAGGAAGTCGAGTTCTCCCCGCGCGTCACCGGGCGCGCGGGCCCTCCAGGCACCTGACCAGGAGGCACCATGACCGTTACGACCACCCTGACCAGCCCCAGTTCACCGACCATCCCCAGTTCCCCGCGCCGCGCGGCTCCCGCGCCAGCCCTCACCCGCCGCGCCCTGCTCGCCGGCTCGGCGGCCGCCGCCCTCGCCCTGGCGGCCTGCGGCAAGAAGGACGGCGACGACGCCAAGTCGATCACCGTCCTCACCCACGATGACTTCAACCTCCCCGAGGACCTCCTCGCCGCCTTCCAGAAGGACTCCGGTCTGACGGTGTCCATCTCGAAGTCCGGCAGTGGTGGCGAGCTGGCCAACCAGCTCGTCCTGACCAAGGACGCGCCGCTGGGAGACGCCTTCTTCGGCATCGACAACTCGTTCATCTCCCGCTTGGTCGCGGGCGGCGTCGTCGATCCCGCCTCAACCCTCACCCTGCCCTCCGGCGCCGAGGACTACCGCGTCGACGGCGCCGCCGCCATCGCCCCCATCGACTTCGGCGAAGTCGCCCTCAACTACGACGTCGCCTACTTCACCGATCACGGCCTCACCCCACCCGCCTCCTTCGAGGACCTCGCCAAGCCGGAGAACAAGGGGCTCGCCGTCCTCATCAACCCCTCCACCTCCACCACCGGCCTGTGCTTCCTGCTGGCCACCATCGCGCATTTCGGGGAGGACGGCTTCGCCGACTACTGGAAGCGGCTCGTGGCGAACGGGGCCAAGATCGTCGAGGGCTGGACCGCCGCTTACAGCGTCGACTTCTCCGCGGGCGAGGGCAAGGGCGCCTACCCGATCGTCCTGTCCTACTCCTCCTCGCCCGCCGCCACCGTCAGCGCCGATGGGACGACCTCGACCACCGCCTCCGTCCCGGCCACCGCCTTCCGGCAGGTCGAGTACGCGGGCGTCCTGTCCGGCGCCAAGAACCCCGCAGGCGCCAAGGTCTTCATCGAATGGCTCCTCACCAAGGACGTTCAGACGGCGATCCCCGACTCCATGTACATGTACCCCGTCAGCGCCGAGGCGACGCTCAGCCCCGCCATGACGACCTTCGGCGCCCTCTCGGCCTCCCCGCTCACCCTCGATGCCGCCCGGATCGCCGACAAGCGCGAGGCCTGGCTCGCCACCTGGACCGAGGCCGTCGGCCAGTGAGCGCCCTCGCCCCCCGGGGCCCCTCGCGCGCCCCGGGGGAGGTGATCGGTTGGGCGGCGGCGGTCGCGGTGCCGCTCGCCTTCCTCGGGGTGCTGTTCTTCTGGCCGGTCGCCACGCTTATGGGTCGCGGCCTCGCCCCCGACGGCGCCCTCGACCTGACCGGCTTCGCCGAGGTCCTCACGGCCCCGCGCACCTGGCGGATCCTCACCCAGACCCTCACCCAGGCGACGGCCGCCACCGCGATCTGCGTGGTCCTGGGCGTGCCCGGAGCGCTCGTCCTCTACCGGCGCTCCTTCCCGGGGCGCGACCTCCTGCGCGGGATCGTCATCGTGCCCTTCGTGCTGCCCAGCGTCGTCGTCGGCGTCGCCTTCCATGCGCTGGTCACCAAGGGCGGGCCGCTGGGAGGCCTCGGCCTGGACGGGACGCTCACCGCCGTCGTCGCCGCGCTGGTCTTCTTCAACTACGGGCTCGTCGTGCGCACCGTGGGCACCATGTGGTCCCGGCTCGACCCCCGCGCCGTCGAGGCCGCCCGCGCGCTCGGCGCCTCGCCGTGGCGGGCCTGGCGCACCGTCACCCTGCCG includes these proteins:
- a CDS encoding (Fe-S)-binding protein, which codes for MTSLEVLQAVCAAVVLVSTIVGVTVFGRACLTIARRLRVGRPVPRERLRPIGRRAWLSLSSALNHRAFRRRPWIRAAHWLVMISFPLLFLTLVTGYGQVLGGAAFTLPLLGHAAWWGWVVDIIAWLSLAGIIHLVAVRRRLTRRGAAEPPYAADSEGGARPRTSRFAGSTTSQAHFVEAIIAAVVACVLALRMLEHARLAASPDAAERALATWTRFPLTAWAVPALEPLGFTGLAAAITIVATIKVVVSMTWFVVVGRQPSMGVAWHRFLAFINIYARREVDGSKALGPLTPIALPDGRPLTAETMDDLDAAMEAADEGEGPEVRLGVGRIEEFTWKGLLDFSTCTECGRCQDLCPAWNTGKPLSPKLFTLALRDHAAAAAPYLRAAAELGVAPEEVDDDALPARGVSSPTGSAGLAPGSAHTGDVLGALLAAKAAPTESGVATRPAPLAGDVIPADVLWACTTCGACVEQCPVDIEHLDHVVDVRRQQVLMESAFPKELGGMFRKLESKGNPWGLAARKRMDWAKGLDFDVPVIGDDVESAADVDYLFWVGCAGAFEDRAKKTTRAVAELLHIAGVSFAVLGDAESCTGDPARRAGNEILFQMLAAQNVETLSEAGATRIVVTCAHCFNTLAREYPQVGGQYEVLHHTQLLNRLVREGRLRPAPPTPGSGDPGSGAADSAGGAPGNGASPIDPSSAPNAAPSTAPTVTYHDACYLGRHNRVYSPPRELLEATGATAVEMPRHREEAFCCGGGGARAFMEESIGTRIAVERSREAIGTGAQVIATACPFCTTMLSDGVASEGADVRVADVATLMLEAVHRGQRA
- a CDS encoding DUF4235 domain-containing protein, which gives rise to MPGKTTVDFAWKATAAVATLAAGFVADKALGTVWKTVTGKPTPNDESQLLEYRLMEVVAFAALSGAALAVTRELALRKAAAWYGGRGHNPLTS
- a CDS encoding thiamine ABC transporter substrate-binding protein, whose product is MTVTTTLTSPSSPTIPSSPRRAAPAPALTRRALLAGSAAAALALAACGKKDGDDAKSITVLTHDDFNLPEDLLAAFQKDSGLTVSISKSGSGGELANQLVLTKDAPLGDAFFGIDNSFISRLVAGGVVDPASTLTLPSGAEDYRVDGAAAIAPIDFGEVALNYDVAYFTDHGLTPPASFEDLAKPENKGLAVLINPSTSTTGLCFLLATIAHFGEDGFADYWKRLVANGAKIVEGWTAAYSVDFSAGEGKGAYPIVLSYSSSPAATVSADGTTSTTASVPATAFRQVEYAGVLSGAKNPAGAKVFIEWLLTKDVQTAIPDSMYMYPVSAEATLSPAMTTFGALSASPLTLDAARIADKREAWLATWTEAVGQ